Proteins encoded together in one Temnothorax longispinosus isolate EJ_2023e chromosome 5, Tlon_JGU_v1, whole genome shotgun sequence window:
- the Ets65a gene encoding transcriptional regulator ERG homolog isoform X3, whose amino-acid sequence MLDLKSSGTTAAELPRTTAFTNLSMLFADAGSSYKGGWSHATSPAPGQGYGSSLSKTALDTHSHLRQPDPYQMFGATSSRLASSGSGQIQLWQFLLELLSDSSNAACITWEGTNGEFKLTDPDEVARRWGERKSKPNMNYDKLSRALRYYYDKNIMTKVHGKRYAYKFDFQGLAAATQPAAADPAAYKYQSELFMSGYGHAKLNLMPPPAASVSVSVPGGLFQSASSYWSTSPGANLYAGHHTASGHVPPHLGTYPHYA is encoded by the exons ATGCTGGACCTCAAGAGCAGCGGTACCACCGCGGCGGAGCTACCACGCACCACGGCGTTCACCAATCTATCGATGCTGTTCGCCG atgcTGGCAGCTCTTACAAGGGAGGCTGGAGCCACGCCACGTCGCCGGCACCTGGTCAGG GCTATGGAAGCAGCTTATCAAAGACAGCACTGGACACGCACAGCCATCTCAGGCAGCCTG ATCCCTACCAAATGTTCGGGGCGACGAGCAGTCGGCTCGCGAGCTCTGGTTCCGGACAGATACAGCTTTGGCAGTTTCTACTCGAGCTTCTGTCGGACTCAAGTAACGCCGCGTGCATCACGTGGGAAGGAACCAATGGCGAATTCAAGTTGACCGATCCCGACGAGGTGGCGAGACGATGGGGCGAGAGAAAGTCCAAGCCTAACATGAATTACGACAAATTGTCGAGGGCTCTGAG GTACTACTACGACAAGAACATCATGACGAAGGTGCACGGCAAGAGGTACGCGTACAAGTTCGATTTTCAAGGGCTGGCAGCCGCGACGCAGCCGGCAGCGGCCGATCCGGCGGCGTACAAATACCAGAGCGAGTTGTTCATGTCCGGTTACGGCCACGCCAAGCTGAACCTGATGCCGCCGCCGGCGGCGTCGGTCTCGGTTTCCGTTCCCGGCGGCCTATTCCAATCGGCGTCGAGCTACTGGTCGACGAGCCCGGGCGCCAACTTGTATGCCGGCCATCACACGGCCTCCGGACACGTGCCACCTCATCTCGGCACCTACCCACATTACGCATGA